A window of Maioricimonas rarisocia genomic DNA:
GAAATGAAGACGGTGACGCTGCGTCCGGATGAAGCGTTCGGACGACGGAGGGATTCGTGGAACTGCACCGCTCCCAAAGAGGCACTTCCTCACGGGGCGGTCCCGGGAGCGCAGCTGGCGGTGCGGCTCGATGGCGAGCCGCTGGATGTCTGGGTGGCGCGGGTCTCCGAAGAAGAAATCACTCTCGATGCGAATCATCCCCTCGCAGACGAAACACTTGTGATCGAGTTTGAGATTGTGGGGCACGACAAGTCTGCGACACCGGTTCTGTAGGGCCCTGTGACGGTGCCGGTCGTCGATGGCAATGGATGAAGGTTGCGGATTATGGCTCTGAAGCTGACAGCCGAATCGTTTCTCACAGGCGTGCGCCAGAGCGGGCTGGTTCCGACGAACCGGCTCGATGCGGCGCTCGCGGACTGCACGCGCAGTGGCGTCGACATGCACGACGCGCCCGCGATTGCCGAAGCACTGATCCAGCGCAGCGCGCTGACCAGCTGGCAGGCGGAGAAACTGCTGCAGGGCAAATTCAAGGGGTTCGTACTGGGACGGTATCGTCTGCAGAACCTGCTTGGACGCGGCGAAATGAGTTCGGTCTATCTCGCCGAACACGTCCGCATGAAACGGCGATGTGCCATCAAGGTGCTGCCGGCCGCCCGCGTGAAGGACACGTCCTATCTGGGGCGTTTCTACCGCGAGGCCGAAGCGGTGGCGACGCTCGATCATCCCAATATCGTCCGTGCCTACGACGTCGACGACGAGGTCGAAGCCGGGACCGAGATTCACTTCCTGGTGATGGAGTATGTCGACGGCGTCAGTCTCGAGAAACTGCTTGAAGAGAAGCGGGAGTTTCCGATCATCGAGGCGGTCGACTATGTCCGGCAGGCTGCAGAAGGACTGGCCCACGCGCATGAGAACGGACTCATTCACCGCGACATCAAGCCGGGCAACCTGCTGGTCGATCGCAAGGGAGTCGTCAAGCTGCTCGACCTGGGACTGGCCCGCTTCTTCAAGTCGGAAGAAGAAGAGTCGCTGACGATCAAGCATGACGAGAAGGTGCTGGGGACGGCCGATTACCTCGCGCCGGAACAGGCGGTCGACAGCCATGCCGTCGACGAACGGGCCGATATCTACAGTCTCGGTTGCACACTCTATTTCGCGCTGGCCGGTCATCCGCCGTTCACCGACGGAACCCTGGTGCAGCGACTGCTGGCGCATCAGACAAAGGCACCGACGCCGATCTCGAAGCTGCGTCCGGATGTCCCCGAAGGAGTCGCGCGGATCCTCGCAAAGATGATGCAGAAGCGCAAGGAGGACCGTTTCCAGTCAGCTCGGGACGTCGCCGACGCACTGGGACGCTGGTTGACCGCGCATGGCGGCCGGGCCTGGCGTCTCAAGCACCCGGAACTGCTGGCCAGGTTTGCCGAGATGCAGCGGGCACAGGCGGCCAGAGCGTCGACTCCACCCGCCGAGATGCCCATGCAGCAACCGCCGACACGCACGGCGTCCCGTCGACCGGAGGGGGTTCCCAAAGCATCGCCCACACGCCGGCCGCAACGGGCTCCCGCCGCCGCGCCGGCGCCGGCCCGACGACCGCGTCGGACCGTGCCCGCATCGGAACGTGCCACGCCGACCGGACGGCAGCGAGCAGCGGCACAAACCGTCCGGAAAACGAAACCGGCGCCCGGGACGCTGAGTCTGTTCCGGCTCGATTCCGAACAGTGGCTGATGCTCGTGCTGCTGCTGGCAGGTGCCCTGATGGTGGCCGGAGTCGGCTACACACTGCGGGCCGCAGCTCTGCCTGAGGAATCTGCGGTGCAGGAGCCGGCACCTCTCCTCGAGAATGATGCCGACTTCGACCTGGGGACCGAGTGATTGGCTGACCTTCAGCCGAGCGACTTCTCGAATGCCTCCGGATCGGTGATCGGCAACTGGCAGGCTCCCTGCTCGCACACGTAGACAGCCGCGGTGTCTCCCGGCTCGCGTCCGGTCAGCAGCGGCTTGAGAGGCTCGGGAAGTTCATCATCGGAGGTGTCGGCCGGTCGCCGCATAACGACCTTGTTGGGGACGAAGCGATGCTGCAGTGCCGACTGCAGCGCGTCGACGTCGCCAAACGTCTTGCCGGGCACGAACACGTACTCCCGCGTCGGTCCGAGGACGAAGTCGAGCGCTATCAGCGCCTGGCCCCCGGCCCGGGGATGCTCGGCGATCAGCCCCGAGAGCTGCTGCAGCGTCTGGTATCCCAACTCCTGCAGGTCGGTCCGTCCGCACAGTCGTCCCAGCTTGAGCAGAGCGGTCGCTGCAACAGCATTGCCCGACGGCGTCGCGCTGTCCTGCGTGTCCTTGCTGCGGGCGATCAGCTGTTCGTGATGATGCGGCGTATAGAAGAAACCCTGACCGTCGGCATCGGCGAAGTCGTCCCGAAGCTGTTCCGCCAGAGTGACGGCGGCTTCAAGATGCTGCGGAGCGAAGGTTGTCTGGTAGAGCTCGACCAGTCCATCGATCAGGCACGCATAGTCATCCAGATACGCATTGAAGCGGGCCCGGCCATCCTTGTAGGAGTGCAGCAGCCGGCCTTCGTCGTCGCGCATGCTCCCGAGAATGAACTCCGCTGCGTCAGTGGCGGCCTGGGCGTACTGTGGCTGGTCGAGGACGCGTGCCGCCTGCGCCAGGGCGGCGATCATCATGCCGTTCCATGCGACGAGGATCTTGTCGTCCCGTCCGGGAGCAACCCGTTGCGATCGCGCCTCAAGCAGTTTCTGCCGGCTCGTCTCCAGTTGTGCGGTCAGTCCGGCCGGCTCGAGATCGAGTGACCTGGCCGCTTCTTCGAGCGATCGGGGACGATTGAGGATGTTCGTTCCTTCCCAGTTTCCCTGCGGCGTGACGTCGTAGAAGGCCGAAAAGATCCGGGCTTCCTCGTCGCCGAGAATGTCCCGGATCTCCTGGGCGGACCAGACGAAGTACTTCCCTTCTTCGCCTTCGCTGTCGGCGTCCTGTGTGCTGAAGAACGCTCCCTCGGACGAGGTCATCTCGCGCTCGATATAGGCCAGCGTTTCGACGACCGTCGTTCGGTATCGTCCCTCGCCGGTCAGCTGAAACGCTTCCAGATAGGCGGGGACGAGCAGGGCATTGTCGTAGAGCATCTTCTCGAAGTGCGGCACCAGCCAGCGGGCATCGGTCGAGTAGCGGTGGAAGCCGCCGCCGAGATGATCGTAGATGCCGCCGTCCGCCATCTTGTCGAGGGTGAAGCAGGCGATCTCCCGGGCCTCGTCGTTCTCGAAGCGACGGGCGCAGCGAAGCAGCACGCGCACGTCCATCGGGTGCGGGAACTTCGGGGCCCCGCCGAAGCCGCCGTGGCGGCGATCCGCTGCCGTCAGCAGTTCCTTCATCGCGTTCCGTAACGTCTGATCGGTCAGGGACGTCTGGGCCATGTCGGGGGCGGCAATCCGTCCGACCGCTTCGGTCACCGACTCGGCACTGCGGAGTACTTCGTCACGCTGTTCATTCCAGAACTGTGCCAGCCGACTGATCACGTCGCGAAAGCCGGGCATTCCCATGCGGGATTCGGGCGGCCAGTATGTGCCGCCGAAGAACGGCCGGCCGTCCGGCGTGAGAAACACCGACATCGGCCATCCGCCATGCTTGGTCATGAGCTGGACAGCGGACATGTAGATCTGGTCGACATCGGGGCGCTCTTCGCGGTCCACCTTGATGTTCACGAAGGAGCGATTCATCAGCTCCGCAATCTCTTCGTTCTCGAAGCTTTCCCGCTCCATGACGTGGCACCAGTGGCAGGCGCTGTAGCCGATCGAGAGGAAGACCGGCTTGTCTTCTTCCTCCGCCCGGGCGAATGCCTCGTCTCCCCACGGATACCAGTCAACCGGATTGTGAGCGTGCTGGAGCAGGTAGGGACTCGTTTCGCTGGCCAGACGATTCGGTTTGCGCGTGGTGTCGTGCGGGTCGGTCATGATGCTACCGGTCGCTTTCCGTGAACTGCGTCACCGCCCGCCGGAAACGGGCAATGCAGGGATCGGGCAAAGCGGGTGATCGCGCGGCAACAGACGGTTCGCGAAAGTGTCACCCGTCGGGCACGTCGAGTTCGACTGGATTCAATTGGTCGAAGCTGCAACGATCGTGACCTCAACTGCGATCCTATGGGCCCATTGCCGGGACCACAAGAACGGGATTCATGATCTGCTCGCTGAACCGTCCGATCCATTGCACCCCCACGCTTCACGTGTGCACGTCGGCCTCGCTGGTCCTTTCGCTGTTGCTGGCCGGCAGCGTCCGTGCGGACGAAATGCTGGAAGAGGTCACGTTTGTCGACAAGGCAGGCACAGAGCAGACATGGAACGTCCGTGTTCTCGTCCAGGCTGCGGATGGCGGCCTGCTGATCGAAGACCGCCTGGGACGCATCGAAGCGGTCGTGCCGCAGCGGCTGAAGGAGCGGTCACCCACGACCGATTCGTTTGCGTACCTGAACGCCGATGAGCTTGAACGGGCCCTGCAGGACGAACTCGGTGCCGGCTTTGACGTCTACCAGACACCGCACTACGTCATCTGCACGAATGCCGGCGAGGCGTACGCCCGCTGGACGGGGAACCTGCTGGAGCGACTGCTGCGGGCGTTCCTGTTGCACTGGGGGCGATTCGGTCTGGAGCTGTCGGCTCCCGACCATCCGCTGCCGGTGATCGTGCTCTCCGGTGCCGACGACTTCGCACAGTTTGCGGCCCGCGATGCCGGTCCGGCCGTTGCCGCGACAAAGGGGTACTACTCACTCGCTTCGAACCGCATCGTGCTGTACGACCTCACCGCCGGGGGAGGGGAGGGGCGTCCGCGATCGGCCGACGACGTGGCCCGACAGGTGGCGACATCGGAGTTCAGTGTAGCCACGGTCGTTCACGAGGCAACGCATCAGATCGCGTTCAACAGCGGCATGCACACCCGCTACGCCGACAATCCGATGTGGTTGACCGAAGGGATGGCGATGTACTTCGAAACGCCGGACCTGAAGAGCCGGACGGGATGGCGGACGGCCGGTCAGGTGAATCGACCGCGACTCGGGCGATTTCGGGAGTACCTGGCAGCGGGACGACCGGAGGACTCGCTCGTCCGTCTGATTGCTTCCGAAGAACGATTCCGCGATCCCGAAGCGGCGCCGTTTGCTTACGCCGAGAGCTGGGCTCTGACGCACTTTCTCATCCGGCGTCACCGCGAGGAGTTCGTGGCGTACCTCGAGCGGCTCGCGGCAAAGCCGCGGCTGAAATGGAGTACGCCGGAAGAACGTCTCGCCGCGTTTCGTGACGCCTTCAACGACGACCTCGATCAGCTGGATCGCTCGCTGCGCCAGCACATTGCCCGCATGCCGCGCGGACGGCGCTGAAGGGGCACCCCTGAAACGCGTCACTTCTGGCCGCTGCCCCTCCGCATGACTGGGCCGGTCCAGACGACTTGGCGCACCGTGGAGTCGTGTCCGCAGGTTTCGCGTCGAAGAGGACTCGTGTGCCGGTGCGGCTGTGTCACACTCGACCACGGTGTGCACACTGTTGCCCGACTGTGTCACAGTCCCTGCGGCACGCGGTCGC
This region includes:
- a CDS encoding thioredoxin domain-containing protein, translated to MTDPHDTTRKPNRLASETSPYLLQHAHNPVDWYPWGDEAFARAEEEDKPVFLSIGYSACHWCHVMERESFENEEIAELMNRSFVNIKVDREERPDVDQIYMSAVQLMTKHGGWPMSVFLTPDGRPFFGGTYWPPESRMGMPGFRDVISRLAQFWNEQRDEVLRSAESVTEAVGRIAAPDMAQTSLTDQTLRNAMKELLTAADRRHGGFGGAPKFPHPMDVRVLLRCARRFENDEAREIACFTLDKMADGGIYDHLGGGFHRYSTDARWLVPHFEKMLYDNALLVPAYLEAFQLTGEGRYRTTVVETLAYIEREMTSSEGAFFSTQDADSEGEEGKYFVWSAQEIRDILGDEEARIFSAFYDVTPQGNWEGTNILNRPRSLEEAARSLDLEPAGLTAQLETSRQKLLEARSQRVAPGRDDKILVAWNGMMIAALAQAARVLDQPQYAQAATDAAEFILGSMRDDEGRLLHSYKDGRARFNAYLDDYACLIDGLVELYQTTFAPQHLEAAVTLAEQLRDDFADADGQGFFYTPHHHEQLIARSKDTQDSATPSGNAVAATALLKLGRLCGRTDLQELGYQTLQQLSGLIAEHPRAGGQALIALDFVLGPTREYVFVPGKTFGDVDALQSALQHRFVPNKVVMRRPADTSDDELPEPLKPLLTGREPGDTAAVYVCEQGACQLPITDPEAFEKSLG
- a CDS encoding serine/threonine protein kinase, with the translated sequence MALKLTAESFLTGVRQSGLVPTNRLDAALADCTRSGVDMHDAPAIAEALIQRSALTSWQAEKLLQGKFKGFVLGRYRLQNLLGRGEMSSVYLAEHVRMKRRCAIKVLPAARVKDTSYLGRFYREAEAVATLDHPNIVRAYDVDDEVEAGTEIHFLVMEYVDGVSLEKLLEEKREFPIIEAVDYVRQAAEGLAHAHENGLIHRDIKPGNLLVDRKGVVKLLDLGLARFFKSEEEESLTIKHDEKVLGTADYLAPEQAVDSHAVDERADIYSLGCTLYFALAGHPPFTDGTLVQRLLAHQTKAPTPISKLRPDVPEGVARILAKMMQKRKEDRFQSARDVADALGRWLTAHGGRAWRLKHPELLARFAEMQRAQAARASTPPAEMPMQQPPTRTASRRPEGVPKASPTRRPQRAPAAAPAPARRPRRTVPASERATPTGRQRAAAQTVRKTKPAPGTLSLFRLDSEQWLMLVLLLAGALMVAGVGYTLRAAALPEESAVQEPAPLLENDADFDLGTE
- a CDS encoding DUF1570 domain-containing protein, which produces MICSLNRPIHCTPTLHVCTSASLVLSLLLAGSVRADEMLEEVTFVDKAGTEQTWNVRVLVQAADGGLLIEDRLGRIEAVVPQRLKERSPTTDSFAYLNADELERALQDELGAGFDVYQTPHYVICTNAGEAYARWTGNLLERLLRAFLLHWGRFGLELSAPDHPLPVIVLSGADDFAQFAARDAGPAVAATKGYYSLASNRIVLYDLTAGGGEGRPRSADDVARQVATSEFSVATVVHEATHQIAFNSGMHTRYADNPMWLTEGMAMYFETPDLKSRTGWRTAGQVNRPRLGRFREYLAAGRPEDSLVRLIASEERFRDPEAAPFAYAESWALTHFLIRRHREEFVAYLERLAAKPRLKWSTPEERLAAFRDAFNDDLDQLDRSLRQHIARMPRGRR
- a CDS encoding FKBP-type peptidyl-prolyl cis-trans isomerase, coding for MSRIEAGDTVELHYTSRTLEGGVLEASRPRDPLSFVAGGDDVVPGLSEAVIGMAVGEMKTVTLRPDEAFGRRRDSWNCTAPKEALPHGAVPGAQLAVRLDGEPLDVWVARVSEEEITLDANHPLADETLVIEFEIVGHDKSATPVL